Genomic window (Vibrio coralliirubri):
CAATCAAGGCTGCGATGTTATCTTGATTACTGCTGCTCGAGATGTGGATACGCTGCAGCAAGCAATGCGTGGTGGGGTGGTCGATTATCTCTTGAAACCAGTAATGTTCCCTCGTTTGGAAGCGGCCCTGAAAAAGTATCAATCTCAACAGCAAGAGTTTGAAAGTGTGTCGGATTTGAATCAAGGTTTGGTTGATAAGATGCTGCAAGCCAATGCCAAAGCGGACTCTGGAAAAGTATCAACCTTACCCAAAGGCATTGATGGCGTAACGTTGGATAAGATCAGAGCCATTTTTCAACAAGCTGATGCCGTTAATATTACCGCCGATGAAGCCGGCGAACGAATTGGTGCTAGCCGAACCACTGCCAGACGCTATTTAGAATTTTTGATTACCACTGGTGAGTTAGTCGCGGACTTAAATTACGGCACGGTAGGTCGCCCGGAGCGCTGCTACAACAAAGCGCAAAGATAAACACGACGCCATTAAAATAAATATAAAGCCAGTTGAATAAGCTGGTTTTACCTTTCTCTCCCTTTCCTATTGCTTACTCCACCGACCAGATACCGTTCTTTCTTGACTACACTGTTTGAGAATGCCGATTTGCTTCTCCCTCGGGTCAAATGAACGGAACTATCGATTAGAATTTGTTCGAAATGAGTCAATATTTAATCGATTGCTTTCACAGTGGTTGATGTAAATCAAATAGTCATAGACAATACTGTCCCGAATAGAGGTGATAGCTTTCACCCTCGTTTACCAAACGCATTCTCAAATTTAATAGGCGCTTACTATTGATGTAATAGTTAAGACCTATTATCTATTTTCGTATGTCGCTGATACCTTTGGCGAATACTAAAAACCTTGTTTTTATAGGAAAGATGATGGTAATACCTGAAAACAGCAGCATCGTTATTTTTGGTGCGTCGGGAGATCTAACTTACCGCAAGTTAATTCCTGCTCTATACCACCTGTATGCTAGCAATCAACTACCAGAATCCTTTGCGATTCTTGGAGTGAGCCGTACTGAGTACAGCGATGAGTCTTACCGTGAGAAGCTGAAGAAGTCTCTTCAGGAAATGGAAAAAACTGAACCAGAGACGCTGAATGCATTTATCGAACATCTGCATTACCAAGCGATCAACACTTCAGATGTAGACGACTACGCTCGTTTAGCACAACGTCTAGACAAGCTTGAGCAAGACTACCAATTCGAAAACCATAACACGCTGTTCTACTTGGCAACCCCGCCAAGCCTATACGGTGTTATCCCAGCAAACCTTGCTGCGCATGGCCTTAACGATGAATCGAACGGCTGGCGTCGTCTGATTATCGAGAAGCCATTTGGTTACGATCTAGCATCAGCTCAAGCGTTGGATGAAGAGATCCATCATCACTTCCAAGAACACCAGATTTACCGTATCGACCATTACCTTGGTAAAGAGACGGTTCAAAACCTTCTAGTGCTTCGTTTCTCAAACGCGATGTTTGAACCACTGTGGAACCGTAACTTCATTGATTACGTTGAAATCACAGGTGCTGAGTTCCTTGGCGTTGAAGAGCGTGGCGGATACTACGACGGTTCTGGCGCAGTTCGCGACATGTTCCAAAACCACCTGCTGCAAGTGCTAGCGATGGTAGGTATGGAGCCGCCTGCGCAAATTAACGCTGATTCTATTCGTGATGAAGTGGTTAAAGTGCTTCAGTGTCTGAAACCATTAGAAGAAGATGATCTGCGTAAAGACTTAGTATTAGGTCAGTACACAGCATCAGATGTTCGTGGTCAGCACCTACTAGGTTACCGTGAAGAGCATGGTGTAGCGGATGATTCTCGTACCGAGACTTATATCGGCTTGAAAGCTCACATCAATAACTGGCGTTGGAATGGTGTTCCTTTCTACGTACGTACAGGTAAACGCTTACCAACACGTGTGACTGAAATCGTGATTCACTTTAAGAACACGCCACACCCAGTATTTGGTCAAGATGCACCAGAGAACAAACTGATTATCCGTATCCAACCGGATGAAGGTATTCAGATGAGCTTTGGTTTGAAAGAGCCAGGCGCAGGCTTCAAAGCAAAAGAAGTGAAAATGAACTTCTCTTACTCTGACTTGCCTGAAACTCAGATGCTGACGGCTTATGAGCGTCTTCTTCTTGATGCACTGAACGGTGATGCGACTTTGTTTGCACGTACCGATGCGGTAGAAGCATGTTGGAAGTACGTTCAACCAATCTTAGACTTCAAGCAAGACCCTCAAGCACTGTTTGGCTATGCTTGTGGTACTTGGGGCCCACAGGAAGCAGATGAACTTCTGCAACGTGATGGCCGCGCATGGCGTTTCCCATGCAAGAACTTAACAGACACGGATTACTGCGAACTATGATCAATCACAAGATCTTTGCAACGCCTGAACTGGTTGTTGAAAACCTAGCAAATGAAATGAAAGCATACAGCGAGCAGGGCACACCTGTTCACATTTCACTGTCTGGTGGCAGCACGCCAAAAATGCTTTTCAAGCTTTTAGCACAGGCGCCATACGCAGAAGGTATTCAATGGAATAACCTTCACTTCTGGTGGGGCGACGAACGTTGCGTTGCACCAGACGACGCTGAAAGCAACTTCGGTGAAGCAAACGCATTGTTGTTTACTCAAGTAAATCTTCCTGCTGAAAACATCCACCGCATCCGTGGTGAAGATGAACCAAAAGCAGAAGCAGAGCGTTTCGCAAAAGAGATGGCAGACGTAATCCCAACAGAAAACGGCACGCCTGTATTCGATTGGATTTTGCTTGGTGTTGGCGCAGACGGCCACACAGCTTCACTATTCCCGGGTGCAACCAACTACCAAGATGAGAACCTATCTGTATTAGCTTCTCACCCTGAGTCTGGTCAAATCCGTGTTTCTAAAACAGCGAAAGTTTTAGAAGCAGCAAAACGAATCAGCTACCTAGTACTGGGTGCAGGTAAAGTTGAGATCGTTAAAGAAATTCATACAACTCCTGCTTCAGAACTGCCTTACCCGGCAGCGAAAATCCAGTCTAAAACTGGCGAAACAGAGTGGTTCCTAGATTCAAATGCAGCAAGTGCTATCGCATAAGTGCGAATAGCCGCAAGGAGATAAAATAATGAAAGGTGATATCGGTGTAATTGGCCTAGCAGTAATGGGTCAGAACCTTATCCTAAACATGAACGACCACGGCTTCAAAGTTGTGGCTCACAACCGTACTGCTGCTAAAGTAGACGAGTTCCTAGAAGGCCCAGCTAAAGGTACTAACATTGTTGGTGCTTACTCTCTAGAAGAGCTAGTTGAGAAACTAGAAGCGCCACGTAAAGTGATGCTTATGGTTCGTGCTGGTGACGTTGTAGACACGTTCATCGAAAACCTAATCCCACTTCTAGACGAAGGCGACATCATCATTGATGGTGGTAACACTAACTACCCAGACACTAACCGTCGTGTAGCGCATTGTCGTGAGAAAGGCATCCACTTCATCGGCACTGGTGTATCTGGTGGTGAAGAAGGTGCTCGTTTCGGTCCTTCAATCATGCCAGGCGGCGCGGCTGAAGCTTGGGAAGCGGTTAAGCCAATCTTCCAAGGTATCTCTGCAAAAACTGACGCTGGTGAGCCTTGTTGTGACTGGGTTGGTAACGACGGTGCTGGTCACTTCGTTAAGATGGTACACAACGGCATCGAATACGGTGACATGCAGCTTATCACTGAAGCATACCAGTTCATGAAAGATGGCCTAGGTATGTCTGCTGACGAGATGCAAGCAGTATTCGCTGACTGGAACAAGACTGAGCTAGACAGCTACCTAGTTGAAATCACTGCTGACATCCTTGGCTACAAAGATGAAGACGGTGAAGCGCTAGTTGAGAAGATCCTAGACACTGCAGGCCAAAAAGGCACGGGTAAGTGGACGGGTATCAACGCACTAGACCTAGGTATCCCACTGACTCTAATCTCTGAGTCTGTATTCTCTCGTTGCCTGTCTGCTCTTAAAGACCAACGTGTTGAAGCTGAAGCTTTGTTTGAGAAGACAATCACTCCAGTTGAAGGTGACAAGCAAGAGTGGGTTGATGCATTACGTCAAGCTCTACTGGCTTCTAAGATCATCTCTTACGCTCAAGGTTTCATGCTAATGCGTGAAGCGTCGAACGAAAACGGCTGGGACCTAAACTACGGTAACGTAGCGCTAATGTGGCGTGGTGGTTGTATCATCCGTTCTGCATTCCTAGGCAACATCCGTGATGCGTACGAAGCAAACCCAGACATCGCGTTCCTAGGTTCTGACGAGTACTTCAAAAACATCCTACAAGGCAGCCTAGTGGCATGGCGTAAAGTAGCAGCGAAATCTCTAGAGTCTGGTATCCCAATGCCATGTACGATTTCTGCGCTATCTTTCCTAGACGGTTACACAACTGCACGTCTACCAGCGAACCTGCTTCAAGCTCAACGTGACTACTTCGGAGCTCACACTTACGAGCGTACTGACCGTCCACGTGGTGAATTCTTCCACACAAACTGGACTGGTACAGGCGGCGACACTGCTTCTACAACTTACGACGTATAATCGTTAGTTAGAATCAGTTAAGAACCTTGTTGTTCTTGTCAGCTGTAGACTAGAAACAAAAGGATGCCGATTGGCATCCTTTTTTGTTGGTTCTGCAAGAGAGTCACGTAAAGTAAAATTTAATACAACCCGTTAAGCGAGCGCAGCTTGTGGACTTTGCACATCACTGTATTGCTCTCGTATCGACATGAAGTAATCAAGGTTTTGCTTCAGCGCAGACACACACTCTGGATCAAACATCAGCCCAGTATGCGCTTCAATGTAGTCCATTACCTTAGATGCTGACCATGCGTGTTTATAAGCTCGTTTACTCAGTAAAGCATCGAATACATCTGCTAGCGTGACAATTCTTGCCTCCAGTGGAATCGCTTCTCCAATGAGCGCATCTGGCAATCCCGAGCCATCAAACCGTTCATGATGGTGACGTACAATATTCTTGATGAACTGAACTTCTTCGCCGCACATTGAGCTGTGGTGGGAAAGGGCAACCACGTCATCAATCATCTCTTCGCCATATATCGTGTGATTGTTCATGATGTTTCTTTCTTCTTTCGAAAAACGCTCAGTACTGAAGAGCACTTTGTCTGGAATTCGGTACTTACCTATGTCGTGAAACGGGGCATACAAGCGAATGCGGTGAACGAATTGGTGGGTAATCTCATTGTTACTGTGCGAAAGCGTACGTGCGAGCTGCTCGCTGTATTTTCCCATACGAATCAGATGCTCTTTGGTTTCAGGGTCGCGAGCGTGTCCCATGTTTAGGGCGATTGCTAATGAGGACTGAAAATGTCTCTGGCGTTCGAAGAGTTGCACAAACAGGTTCGAAATCGCTTGAGTGAGGTAGGCGATGTCACTTTGTATTGTCTGCTTAGCAAAAAAGTCAGTGCATGATGCGTTGATGAAAACGAACCCGAGGTTACTCTCTTGGTAGTGGATTGGAGTGGTGTAGCTACTTTGGTGACCAAGCTCGAGTAGATGAGAGATTTGCTTAGTCGGATTCATCAAAGAGAGGTCATCAACAATTCTTGTTTCCAATGATTCAGCCAGACGACTCAACGCAGAGTTGGGTTTGATCTCTTGTTCGATGTAGTGATGCTTGGCGTTTTGGCACAGTGAATCCGATACAAAATAATTCGATGCTTTATTTTCACTGCACAGCACCACGGATAGCCGAGATAATATGGGGTAGTGTTCACGAGCTAGCTGGAAGAGATCATCGACTATGGCGACGATGTCTTTGTCTTGGGCCGCTGCTCTACTGAAATGGGAGTAGTCAAACATGTGGCAAGCCAACCTTTAATTATAATTATGTCATTGTTTAATCGGGTTTTTTACCGTTTCGATATTCAATAAAACCATAGCACTGTGTTATTAAAATGTAATACTGCGTACTGAAAAACTTTAATGTCATCACTAAATATATGGTTTTTGCATACGGTTACCGTAGGTTTTGTTAAGTTGAACCAGTTTCATAACCTTTGGGGTGAAGGTTTGTTTGCAGAATGTGCTTAGACTGTATAGCGAGCTAAGGTAGGGTGTTAAGTGACCAATTCGAAATTAATTTCAAAGATAAATAGGATAACGAGTATGCTTTATGCCATCATAAAGGCATAAATAAGGGCAATGGATGTAATGCCCAAGTGATTGAGCTAGAAATGGTCAGTGATGACTGTGTTCTAGAGTAAATTCAAGGCCTTTAGTTGCCTTGAAAAAGGTAATGTTATGACTGAAGAAGAAAGAATCGAACTGCAACAAAATAACCCGCTACACGGCTTAAAGCTTGAAACCATGATCACTGAATTAGTGGATCACTATGGTTGGGAAATTTTAGATGCGGCAATGCGTATGAACTGCTTTAACACTAAGCCTACAGTGGCAAGCGCAGTTAAATACCTGAAGAAAACCGAATGGGCTCGTGAAAAGGTTGAAAACTTCTACCTTTACCGTTTCAAGCGCATGCCTAAAGCATCTGACATTGAATACCAGATGCCTCCGCGTTCACGTACATTCCGCCATGGGCTAGAGCCTCGTGAGCCAATGGAACTAACGGTTGAGTCTATCCACGCTTCTCAAGCTAAAGCTGCGTCTGCATTTAAAGAGCGCCGCGGCGGTAACGGTCGTAACTTCCGTCGTTAATAAGAAAGCGTCGACGATTAGTACGCCTAATTAGATAAGCGAAAAACACAAAAGGAGCCTATGAGCTCCTTTTTTAGTTCGTTCGATTTAAACCGTAAATGGCTAAGCTTCGCGGTTCTTTCTTTGATTCTTCCAAATATCGGTGACATAAACGATCGCACTGACCAGTAAGAATAGCGCTGACACAGAAAACAGAGCGGGCATTTTTAGAATCCACGCGAATGTGGCAGCAAGAAAAGCGACAAAGCAAATGAGTCGACTTGATGACATGACATGACCGAGTTTAGTGTTCATAACGCCTCCTAATGAAGTCTCACTTTCGACAGGAGAATTATCCCAC
Coding sequences:
- the gnd gene encoding decarboxylating NADP(+)-dependent phosphogluconate dehydrogenase — protein: MKGDIGVIGLAVMGQNLILNMNDHGFKVVAHNRTAAKVDEFLEGPAKGTNIVGAYSLEELVEKLEAPRKVMLMVRAGDVVDTFIENLIPLLDEGDIIIDGGNTNYPDTNRRVAHCREKGIHFIGTGVSGGEEGARFGPSIMPGGAAEAWEAVKPIFQGISAKTDAGEPCCDWVGNDGAGHFVKMVHNGIEYGDMQLITEAYQFMKDGLGMSADEMQAVFADWNKTELDSYLVEITADILGYKDEDGEALVEKILDTAGQKGTGKWTGINALDLGIPLTLISESVFSRCLSALKDQRVEAEALFEKTITPVEGDKQEWVDALRQALLASKIISYAQGFMLMREASNENGWDLNYGNVALMWRGGCIIRSAFLGNIRDAYEANPDIAFLGSDEYFKNILQGSLVAWRKVAAKSLESGIPMPCTISALSFLDGYTTARLPANLLQAQRDYFGAHTYERTDRPRGEFFHTNWTGTGGDTASTTYDV
- the zwf gene encoding glucose-6-phosphate dehydrogenase, producing MVIPENSSIVIFGASGDLTYRKLIPALYHLYASNQLPESFAILGVSRTEYSDESYREKLKKSLQEMEKTEPETLNAFIEHLHYQAINTSDVDDYARLAQRLDKLEQDYQFENHNTLFYLATPPSLYGVIPANLAAHGLNDESNGWRRLIIEKPFGYDLASAQALDEEIHHHFQEHQIYRIDHYLGKETVQNLLVLRFSNAMFEPLWNRNFIDYVEITGAEFLGVEERGGYYDGSGAVRDMFQNHLLQVLAMVGMEPPAQINADSIRDEVVKVLQCLKPLEEDDLRKDLVLGQYTASDVRGQHLLGYREEHGVADDSRTETYIGLKAHINNWRWNGVPFYVRTGKRLPTRVTEIVIHFKNTPHPVFGQDAPENKLIIRIQPDEGIQMSFGLKEPGAGFKAKEVKMNFSYSDLPETQMLTAYERLLLDALNGDATLFARTDAVEACWKYVQPILDFKQDPQALFGYACGTWGPQEADELLQRDGRAWRFPCKNLTDTDYCEL
- a CDS encoding HD-GYP domain-containing protein — protein: MACHMFDYSHFSRAAAQDKDIVAIVDDLFQLAREHYPILSRLSVVLCSENKASNYFVSDSLCQNAKHHYIEQEIKPNSALSRLAESLETRIVDDLSLMNPTKQISHLLELGHQSSYTTPIHYQESNLGFVFINASCTDFFAKQTIQSDIAYLTQAISNLFVQLFERQRHFQSSLAIALNMGHARDPETKEHLIRMGKYSEQLARTLSHSNNEITHQFVHRIRLYAPFHDIGKYRIPDKVLFSTERFSKEERNIMNNHTIYGEEMIDDVVALSHHSSMCGEEVQFIKNIVRHHHERFDGSGLPDALIGEAIPLEARIVTLADVFDALLSKRAYKHAWSASKVMDYIEAHTGLMFDPECVSALKQNLDYFMSIREQYSDVQSPQAALA
- a CDS encoding response regulator, which codes for MNAITRVMVIEDDIAIAELHHRYLEQMGGFDVVGIATTQSEALMQLDILKPDLVLLDVYLPDGCGLDILNHVRGSNQGCDVILITAARDVDTLQQAMRGGVVDYLLKPVMFPRLEAALKKYQSQQQEFESVSDLNQGLVDKMLQANAKADSGKVSTLPKGIDGVTLDKIRAIFQQADAVNITADEAGERIGASRTTARRYLEFLITTGELVADLNYGTVGRPERCYNKAQR
- the pgl gene encoding 6-phosphogluconolactonase, which encodes MINHKIFATPELVVENLANEMKAYSEQGTPVHISLSGGSTPKMLFKLLAQAPYAEGIQWNNLHFWWGDERCVAPDDAESNFGEANALLFTQVNLPAENIHRIRGEDEPKAEAERFAKEMADVIPTENGTPVFDWILLGVGADGHTASLFPGATNYQDENLSVLASHPESGQIRVSKTAKVLEAAKRISYLVLGAGKVEIVKEIHTTPASELPYPAAKIQSKTGETEWFLDSNAASAIA
- a CDS encoding VF530 family DNA-binding protein is translated as MTEEERIELQQNNPLHGLKLETMITELVDHYGWEILDAAMRMNCFNTKPTVASAVKYLKKTEWAREKVENFYLYRFKRMPKASDIEYQMPPRSRTFRHGLEPREPMELTVESIHASQAKAASAFKERRGGNGRNFRR